A genomic window from Wolbachia pipientis includes:
- a CDS encoding transposase: protein MSFSYYNMKKHPRNFRNITGLTIEEFEKVVEKVRSGWEKQKKCHGRRSKLPTLEDKLFCVILYYRTYITHRFLGCLFNVHNANVCRLLKRIEPLLAKKVTITKDRSMTPEKILKILADVTEQQIQRPEDSKKRKKSYSGKKRTNTMKTEIIIEEGGRILSVSKSYRGRISDFRIRKQEKYLPLDSIKHADSGYQGWQKLQSNVIIPYKKYRKKPLTPEHNRRLASFRMRVENKIREIKIFKIMSNVYRNFQKKYNLRFNIIAGIVNLKHAF, encoded by the coding sequence ATGAGCTTTAGTTACTATAATATGAAAAAACACCCAAGAAACTTTCGTAATATAACAGGTTTAACTATAGAGGAGTTCGAAAAAGTAGTGGAAAAAGTGAGGTCTGGATGGGAAAAACAGAAAAAGTGTCATGGTAGAAGATCAAAACTACCAACTCTGGAAGATAAGTTGTTTTGCGTAATTTTGTACTATCGCACTTACATAACACATAGATTTTTAGGATGCCTATTCAATGTACACAACGCAAATGTATGTAGGTTACTTAAGAGAATAGAGCCATTACTCGCCAAAAAAGTGACTATAACAAAAGATAGAAGTATGACGCCAGAAAAAATACTGAAGATTTTGGCTGATGTTACAGAACAGCAAATACAGAGACCAGAAGATAGTAAAAAACGGAAGAAATCATATTCAGGAAAAAAAAGAACCAACACTATGAAAACTGAGATTATTATCGAAGAAGGAGGAAGAATTTTATCAGTGTCAAAGTCATACCGTGGTAGAATTAGTGATTTCCGCATAAGGAAACAAGAAAAATATTTACCACTTGATAGCATAAAACATGCCGATTCTGGATATCAAGGTTGGCAAAAATTGCAAAGCAATGTTATAATTCCATATAAAAAGTATCGTAAAAAGCCATTAACTCCAGAGCATAATAGAAGATTAGCATCATTTAGAATGAGAGTAGAAAACAAGATCCGAGAGATAAAGATATTTAAGATTATGTCGAATGTTTATCGCAATTTTCAGAAAAAATATAACCTGAGGTTCAATATTATTGCTGGTATTGTAAATCTTAAGCACGCCTTTTAG
- a CDS encoding putative folate metabolism gamma-glutamate ligase, with product MHIEAIYTHRIECGEVLEQVLDRYVSELLKEEVVLAITSKIISICQKQVVCKTACSKEELIKREADAIVDMAHSICLTIKDNILIPSAGIDESNGNEVYILYPKDVQKTALSIWNYLKTKHCIKHLGILITDSNVTPMRRGVTGIALGWCGFEPLYSYIGKPDLYSEPLKVTQVNLLDALATSAVLVMGEGAEQTPMAIISGAPKVHFLTCPPTTKEEKSVKISMKKDLYSPLLMGARWLKRNLKNLLFLHKEK from the coding sequence ATGCATATTGAAGCAATTTATACCCACCGCATTGAATGTGGAGAAGTATTAGAGCAGGTTCTTGATCGCTATGTTTCAGAGTTGCTAAAAGAGGAAGTTGTTCTTGCTATCACATCGAAAATCATTTCCATTTGTCAAAAACAAGTGGTTTGCAAAACTGCTTGTTCTAAAGAAGAGCTAATCAAGAGAGAAGCTGATGCAATTGTTGATATGGCTCACAGTATCTGTTTAACGATTAAAGATAATATCTTAATTCCATCTGCTGGTATTGATGAATCAAATGGTAATGAGGTGTATATTCTATATCCAAAAGATGTTCAGAAAACAGCTCTATCAATATGGAACTATCTCAAGACAAAACACTGCATAAAACATCTTGGTATTTTGATTACAGATAGTAATGTAACACCTATGCGTCGTGGGGTTACAGGCATTGCTCTTGGTTGGTGTGGATTTGAGCCACTTTATTCTTATATAGGCAAACCAGATCTTTATAGCGAGCCACTTAAAGTAACACAAGTCAATCTTCTTGATGCACTGGCAACATCTGCTGTTTTAGTTATGGGAGAAGGGGCAGAGCAAACACCAATGGCAATAATTAGTGGCGCACCAAAGGTTCACTTTCTTACTTGTCCGCCAACTACAAAAGAAGAAAAAAGTGTTAAGATATCTATGAAAAAAGATCTTTACTCTCCTCTCCTCATGGGAGCCCGTTGGTTAAAGAGAAACTTAAAAAATTTGCTATTTCTTCATAAGGAGAAGTAG
- a CDS encoding dihydrofolate reductase, protein MKIIGIMAVDPNGVIGINNGLPWHYPSELDHFRQVTDKQVMVMGRKTFETIPQNILKPIVFSRNKLGPCFNKGIECTIVSSMQEFLSIQSSSKVFVIGGAQIAHLFLKYDLISEFIITEIHRPHEGDVYFNLTLLDRWNKTILTKTKDYTICKLTR, encoded by the coding sequence ATGAAGATTATCGGAATTATGGCTGTTGATCCCAATGGGGTGATTGGAATAAATAATGGATTGCCCTGGCATTATCCAAGTGAGTTAGATCATTTTCGTCAAGTGACTGACAAACAAGTTATGGTGATGGGAAGAAAAACATTTGAAACAATACCACAAAACATATTAAAGCCTATTGTTTTTTCTCGTAACAAATTAGGTCCTTGTTTTAATAAAGGCATAGAATGCACTATTGTTTCTTCCATGCAAGAGTTTTTGTCAATCCAAAGTAGTTCTAAAGTCTTCGTGATTGGTGGAGCACAAATAGCGCACCTTTTTTTGAAGTATGATTTAATCTCAGAGTTTATCATAACAGAAATTCACAGACCTCATGAAGGTGATGTATATTTCAACTTAACACTTCTTGATAGATGGAATAAAACTATTCTTACCAAAACAAAAGACTATACTATATGCAAGCTAACACGTTAA